A genome region from Streptomyces finlayi includes the following:
- a CDS encoding plasmid partition protein, translated as MLIANISPRSMGKTTDTGMMGHAFHEAGYRVQLWDADESEHLTQWSELAGFPFSVEHNASAKFAEEYTPLGEDGIDIVDVGHTENHPHIADSVLKVADLVIVHMEPSMADYQRVHQPRTSTPVKTMVGRSAFDRPSRTAPPMWVLLNRVRPNVRSEKEIRGLLADADYNVLTVKIPVLDDIKQATGFPVENAARGPFGELITEMQTRGWSKVPNTATASGECGLGVCSGSGGHGPGCVVGSVTSADGARCCGSGA; from the coding sequence GTGCTGATCGCCAACATCAGCCCACGAAGTATGGGCAAGACGACCGACACCGGCATGATGGGACACGCCTTCCACGAAGCTGGATACCGTGTGCAGCTGTGGGACGCGGACGAATCCGAGCACCTCACGCAGTGGTCCGAACTCGCCGGCTTCCCCTTCTCTGTCGAGCACAACGCCTCCGCCAAGTTCGCTGAGGAGTACACGCCGCTCGGAGAAGACGGGATCGACATCGTCGATGTCGGTCACACCGAGAACCACCCGCACATCGCCGACAGCGTGCTCAAGGTGGCTGACCTGGTCATCGTCCACATGGAACCTTCCATGGCCGACTATCAGCGTGTTCACCAGCCGCGCACTTCCACCCCGGTCAAGACCATGGTCGGCCGCTCGGCGTTCGACAGGCCCTCACGCACCGCCCCGCCGATGTGGGTGCTCCTCAACCGAGTACGCCCCAACGTCCGCAGCGAGAAGGAGATCCGGGGGCTGCTCGCCGACGCCGACTACAACGTGCTCACGGTGAAGATCCCGGTCCTTGACGACATCAAGCAGGCCACGGGCTTCCCTGTCGAAAACGCGGCCAGGGGACCATTCGGTGAGCTGATCACCGAGATGCAGACGCGGGGCTGGTCAAAAGTGCCTAATACTGCAACCGCATCTGGAGAATGTGGCCTCGGCGTTTGTAGTGGGAGCGGCGGGCACGGGCCTGGCTGCGTCGTCGGAAGCGTGACCAGTGCAGATGGTGCTCGTTGTTGTGGCAGTGGCGCGTGA
- a CDS encoding NAD(P)/FAD-dependent oxidoreductase yields the protein MTGANNNTKDRTSYDVIVIGGGAGGLNTALVLARARRTVAVVDAGEPRNAPSAHMHSFLSRDGVPPSTVLEIGREEIARYGAVRIEGRVDQVEAGEDGGYVVRLEGGATLDARHVVLATGLRDELPEIPGVRAMWGEDVHFCPYCHGFEVRDRPIVVLGVHPASPGQALLLRQWSPHIVYVPHSQPLTDEERERMDARGVEVVEGPVSTLLRKEGRLYAVELADGRTLECAGVFLFPTMTPNDGAFDGLGCERNEQGWLVTDPAGRTSRPGLWAVGNVVDSRAQAVTAAGMGAQAAFYLNHDLVDEEIERDLAAHRAATGRASQTPVPAS from the coding sequence GTGACCGGCGCAAACAACAACACCAAGGACCGGACCTCGTACGACGTGATCGTGATAGGCGGCGGGGCGGGCGGGCTGAACACCGCGCTCGTACTCGCGCGGGCCCGTCGCACCGTCGCCGTCGTCGACGCGGGGGAGCCGCGCAACGCTCCCTCGGCTCACATGCACAGCTTCCTCTCCCGTGACGGCGTTCCCCCGTCCACCGTCCTCGAAATCGGCCGCGAGGAGATCGCGCGCTACGGCGCGGTCCGGATCGAGGGCCGGGTGGACCAGGTGGAGGCCGGCGAGGACGGGGGGTATGTGGTCCGCCTCGAAGGCGGCGCGACCCTGGACGCCCGCCACGTCGTGCTCGCCACCGGCCTGCGCGACGAGCTGCCCGAGATTCCGGGCGTGCGCGCGATGTGGGGCGAGGACGTGCACTTCTGCCCGTACTGCCACGGTTTCGAGGTCCGCGACCGTCCGATCGTCGTGCTCGGAGTGCACCCCGCCTCCCCGGGCCAGGCGCTGCTCCTTCGCCAGTGGTCGCCGCACATCGTGTACGTACCGCACAGCCAGCCGCTCACGGACGAGGAGCGCGAGCGCATGGACGCTCGCGGGGTCGAGGTCGTCGAGGGCCCCGTGTCCACGCTCCTGCGCAAGGAAGGCAGGCTGTACGCCGTCGAACTCGCCGACGGGCGGACGCTGGAGTGCGCGGGGGTGTTCCTCTTCCCGACGATGACCCCGAACGACGGGGCCTTCGACGGCCTCGGCTGCGAGCGGAACGAGCAGGGCTGGCTGGTCACCGACCCGGCCGGCCGCACCAGCCGCCCCGGCCTGTGGGCCGTGGGCAATGTGGTGGACTCGCGGGCCCAGGCTGTCACGGCGGCCGGCATGGGCGCGCAGGCCGCCTTCTACCTCAACCACGACCTCGTGGACGAGGAGATCGAGCGCGACCTCGCCGCGCACCGCGCCGCCACCGGCCGCGCGTCCCAAACGCCCGTGCCCGCGTCCTGA
- a CDS encoding helix-turn-helix domain-containing protein: MEQSLTIAQALSAVGPRLKRARTARGVTLAALSEATGISKSTLSRLEGGQRRPSLELLLPIAQAHRVPLDELVGAPEVGDPRVRLKAHAVNGNTVLPLTRQPGPLQSYKMVLPASRDTPELCTHEGYEWLYVLSGRLRLVLADHDLILEAGEVAEFETRLPHWFGSAGESPVEVLSLFGRQGERMHVRAHPTRPAPAPGG, translated from the coding sequence GTGGAGCAGTCACTGACGATCGCCCAGGCCCTGTCCGCTGTCGGTCCCCGGCTCAAGCGCGCGCGCACCGCTCGTGGTGTCACCCTCGCCGCACTGTCGGAGGCCACCGGAATCTCCAAGAGCACCCTGTCGCGCCTCGAAGGGGGGCAGCGCAGACCCAGCCTCGAACTGCTGCTGCCCATCGCCCAGGCCCACCGGGTCCCCCTCGACGAACTGGTCGGCGCGCCCGAGGTGGGCGATCCCCGCGTCCGGCTCAAGGCGCATGCGGTGAACGGCAACACGGTGCTCCCGCTGACCCGACAGCCCGGCCCCTTGCAGAGCTACAAGATGGTCCTGCCGGCCAGCCGCGACACCCCTGAGCTGTGCACCCACGAGGGGTATGAGTGGCTGTACGTGCTCTCCGGGCGGCTGCGGCTGGTCCTGGCCGACCACGATCTGATCCTTGAGGCCGGCGAGGTGGCCGAGTTCGAGACCCGGCTGCCGCACTGGTTCGGCAGCGCCGGGGAGAGCCCGGTCGAGGTCCTGAGCCTCTTCGGCCGCCAGGGCGAGCGCATGCATGTACGCGCGCACCCGACGCGGCCCGCGCCCGCCCCCGGCGGGTGA
- a CDS encoding acyl-CoA dehydrogenase family protein, with the protein MARSRYEAEHEQFRVTCREFLNREVLPHHARWEREGIVDREVWRKAGLAGLLGIGVDPEYGGGGEPDYRYPAVLSQEIMWARATAPGFVAHNDIIATYLDQRTTAEQRKRWLPGLCSGELVAAIAMSEPDAGSNVADIRTTAVRDGDSYVLNGQKTFITNGENSDVIVVAAKTAPERGAQGISLLVVERGAPGFTRGRRMEKLGWHASDTCELFFDDCRVPADNLIGKENAGLAYMMAALPRERLSIATVAVGAAERMVTDTLQYAKTREVFGRTIGSFQHTRFQLATMETELTIAQVFLDHCVAELNAGRFSVTDAAKVKWWTTELQVDIANRCLQIHGGYGYLKESPISREWANSRVQTIYGGTTEVMKELIGRSLGL; encoded by the coding sequence ATGGCACGCAGTCGGTACGAGGCCGAGCACGAGCAGTTCCGGGTCACCTGCCGGGAGTTCTTGAACCGGGAGGTGCTGCCGCACCACGCCCGCTGGGAGCGGGAGGGCATCGTGGACCGGGAGGTGTGGCGCAAGGCCGGCCTGGCGGGGCTCCTCGGCATCGGCGTGGACCCCGAGTACGGCGGGGGCGGCGAGCCCGACTACCGCTACCCCGCGGTGCTGTCGCAGGAGATCATGTGGGCCCGGGCGACGGCGCCCGGTTTCGTGGCCCACAACGACATCATCGCCACCTATCTCGACCAGCGGACCACCGCCGAGCAGCGCAAGAGGTGGTTGCCCGGGCTGTGTTCGGGCGAGCTCGTCGCGGCGATCGCGATGAGTGAGCCCGACGCCGGCTCCAACGTCGCCGACATCCGCACCACGGCCGTCCGCGACGGCGACTCCTATGTCCTGAACGGACAGAAGACGTTCATCACCAACGGCGAGAACTCCGACGTCATCGTGGTCGCCGCCAAGACCGCTCCCGAGCGCGGCGCCCAGGGCATCAGTCTGCTGGTGGTGGAGCGCGGCGCGCCGGGTTTCACGCGGGGGCGCCGCATGGAGAAGCTGGGCTGGCACGCCAGTGACACCTGCGAGCTGTTCTTCGACGACTGCCGGGTGCCGGCCGACAATTTGATCGGCAAGGAGAACGCGGGCCTCGCCTACATGATGGCGGCGCTTCCCCGGGAGCGGCTGAGCATCGCCACCGTGGCGGTGGGCGCGGCCGAGCGGATGGTGACGGACACCCTGCAGTACGCCAAGACCCGCGAGGTCTTCGGCCGGACCATCGGCAGCTTCCAGCACACGCGCTTCCAACTCGCCACCATGGAAACCGAACTGACGATAGCGCAGGTGTTTCTCGACCACTGTGTGGCCGAACTCAACGCCGGCCGGTTCTCGGTGACGGACGCCGCGAAGGTGAAGTGGTGGACGACGGAGCTCCAGGTCGACATCGCCAACCGCTGCCTTCAGATCCACGGCGGCTACGGCTATCTGAAGGAGAGCCCGATCTCCCGCGAGTGGGCCAACAGCCGGGTGCAGACGATCTACGGCGGAACGACAGAGGTGATGAAGGAGCTGATCGGCCGGTCCCTCGGCCTGTGA
- a CDS encoding thioesterase II family protein, which yields MRPQSRPPVRLYGFPHAGATSLVYRAWQPLGEPHLLVRGVDAPGRGTRRQERGAGNFHTLVRCMAEQVVADLLTERERVPGLRWATFGHSFGATTSLAVAAEVTRQVGLAPERAVLSGAVPPALQRPGPLLDSVSDEELLARTAADGGTPAAVLANPTMSRMLLAMLREDDVVRTEFPQEAGGLRVDFPLTLIAARQDVYAPPEQVWQWAAHSTADVHRVEIDGGHFAAVQRPKDTLATIVDDIDPGQR from the coding sequence GTGCGACCCCAATCAAGGCCTCCGGTGCGGCTCTACGGATTTCCGCACGCCGGGGCGACCTCCCTGGTCTACCGCGCCTGGCAGCCGCTGGGCGAGCCACACCTGCTGGTGCGGGGCGTGGACGCGCCGGGCCGTGGCACCCGCCGCCAGGAACGCGGAGCGGGTAACTTCCACACCCTCGTACGGTGCATGGCCGAGCAGGTGGTGGCCGATCTGCTGACGGAACGGGAGCGGGTCCCCGGTCTGCGCTGGGCGACCTTCGGGCACAGCTTCGGCGCGACCACCAGCCTGGCGGTGGCCGCGGAGGTCACCCGCCAGGTGGGCCTCGCGCCGGAGCGGGCCGTGCTGTCCGGGGCGGTGCCGCCCGCGCTCCAACGGCCCGGCCCGCTGCTCGACTCGGTGTCCGACGAGGAACTGCTCGCCAGGACCGCCGCCGACGGCGGTACCCCCGCCGCCGTTCTCGCCAACCCGACGATGAGCCGGATGTTGCTTGCCATGCTCCGCGAGGACGACGTGGTCCGGACCGAGTTCCCGCAGGAGGCGGGCGGGCTGCGGGTGGACTTCCCGCTCACCCTGATCGCCGCCCGGCAGGACGTCTACGCGCCGCCGGAACAGGTGTGGCAGTGGGCCGCGCACAGCACGGCCGACGTCCACCGGGTCGAGATCGACGGCGGCCACTTCGCCGCCGTCCAGCGGCCCAAGGACACGCTGGCCACCATCGTCGACGACATCGACCCCGGGCAGAGGTGA
- a CDS encoding GMC family oxidoreductase: MSTHHDDVAPAREWEYVIVGAGSAGAVTAARLAARDCGDILLIEAGDDQPRPRDRSHPLADAGRLVLAGHNWDYRANLRTSSRFDDLVGQGAGGSAAAGGGVANRALWERFPYQLGKVVGGGSAVNGAIALRGLPRDFAAWEAAGNPDWSWERVLPFYKDIENDADFPGRLHGDSGPLPISRTPRGDVHPLDAAFWEECNRQGVTDLADLNDGHEAGVGPIPGNAVDGERIDAATAFLDGARNLPNLQLRTGVRVIRVLFEKNRAVGVEIESDGTLSTIRARHVVLSAGAVGTPVILQRSGVAGAALLRALDIAPVADLPGVGRDLVDHPSVVIWSKPADGVCTAGLPWRQVAARMSSGFDDDVDIQVGLLNNVESRTIPGFADRLGWPLVVGMSVMLMRPRSRGRVFLDSRDPLASPVIELGIGTDPEDVERLCHGVRRTWNFLSSPGLSSRLTKTQFWSDRMVANDGVVRSGVRHIMNPGWHAAGSCRMGREDDPGAVTDQEGRVYGTENLRIADASLFPVIPSAPTNLTTLMLAEKLARSTKE; this comes from the coding sequence GTGAGCACCCACCATGACGACGTCGCTCCGGCCCGCGAGTGGGAGTACGTGATCGTCGGCGCGGGCTCCGCCGGTGCCGTGACCGCCGCCCGGCTCGCCGCACGGGACTGCGGGGACATCCTGCTCATCGAGGCCGGCGACGACCAGCCGCGCCCCCGTGACCGGTCCCACCCGCTGGCCGACGCCGGACGCCTCGTCCTGGCCGGCCACAACTGGGACTACCGCGCCAACCTGCGCACAAGCAGCCGCTTTGACGACCTGGTCGGGCAGGGCGCGGGGGGTTCGGCGGCGGCCGGCGGCGGGGTGGCGAACCGGGCCCTGTGGGAACGCTTCCCCTATCAGCTCGGCAAGGTCGTCGGCGGGGGTTCGGCCGTCAATGGCGCCATCGCCCTGCGCGGCCTGCCCCGCGACTTCGCCGCCTGGGAGGCCGCCGGCAACCCGGACTGGTCCTGGGAGCGCGTGCTGCCCTTCTACAAGGACATCGAGAACGACGCCGACTTCCCCGGCCGGCTGCACGGCGACAGCGGGCCGCTGCCGATCAGCCGCACCCCGCGTGGTGACGTGCACCCGCTGGACGCGGCGTTCTGGGAGGAGTGCAACCGCCAGGGCGTCACCGACCTCGCCGACCTCAACGACGGCCATGAGGCGGGCGTCGGCCCGATTCCCGGCAACGCCGTGGACGGCGAACGCATCGACGCGGCCACCGCCTTCCTCGACGGCGCCCGCAATCTGCCCAACCTCCAGCTGCGCACCGGCGTCCGGGTCATCCGGGTGCTGTTCGAGAAGAACCGGGCCGTCGGTGTGGAGATCGAGTCCGACGGCACGCTCAGCACGATCCGGGCACGCCATGTCGTCCTGAGCGCCGGGGCGGTGGGCACCCCCGTCATCCTGCAACGCTCGGGCGTCGCCGGCGCCGCACTTCTGCGGGCCCTGGACATCGCGCCCGTGGCGGACCTGCCGGGGGTGGGCCGCGATCTGGTGGACCACCCCTCGGTCGTCATCTGGTCCAAGCCGGCCGACGGGGTGTGCACCGCAGGTCTGCCCTGGCGTCAGGTCGCGGCCAGGATGAGCAGTGGCTTCGACGACGACGTGGACATCCAGGTGGGGCTGCTCAACAACGTCGAGAGCCGCACCATCCCCGGCTTCGCCGACCGGCTCGGCTGGCCGCTGGTCGTCGGGATGTCGGTGATGCTGATGCGTCCGCGCTCCCGTGGCCGAGTCTTCCTCGACAGCCGCGATCCCCTCGCCTCACCCGTCATCGAGTTGGGCATCGGCACCGATCCCGAGGATGTGGAGCGGCTGTGCCATGGGGTGCGCCGCACCTGGAACTTCCTGAGCTCCCCCGGCCTGTCGAGCCGGCTGACCAAGACCCAGTTCTGGAGCGACCGGATGGTCGCCAACGACGGGGTCGTGCGCAGCGGAGTCCGCCACATCATGAACCCCGGCTGGCACGCGGCCGGTTCGTGCCGGATGGGCCGCGAGGACGATCCCGGAGCGGTCACCGACCAGGAGGGACGGGTGTACGGCACCGAGAACCTGCGGATCGCCGATGCCTCGCTCTTCCCGGTGATCCCCAGCGCGCCCACCAATCTGACCACCCTGATGCTGGCTGAGAAGCTGGCCCGGAGCACGAAGGAGTGA